The following are encoded together in the Mesoterricola sediminis genome:
- a CDS encoding SpoIIE family protein phosphatase encodes MEEYWIRLPDRPPVKLDRNKPLLTVGRDPGNDLVLEDPSLSRAHARFSLRDGRPCLEDLGSRNGTLVNGVRVDGVLPIRAGDEILLGRVRADLEGRPAAPDDLDPSVSFLMDVDRLRSSASGIEAAGPAKRWQEALGIVHALSLDMLGEATAEAMLSDLVERLFGFLRPGRAAVLLRDATGAMTQVAARSRSRSGDFKVQLSRTTIEATVERREALLINDPRLDARLAQAQSLMASGVTSIMTVPLEHGGEVVGIIYMDAGPTREPFTEEDLQLLAVLGHMAAAKIRTLRLQEELVVKRAMEKEFEVARRIQERLLPDRFPDMADYELFGVNQACRNVSGDLYGFWPGPGGTTWLAIADVSGKGIGPGLLMATFQALMQAWCEGAAEPAPLARKISQALSRRTTRNRFITAFLALIDPAAGTIAYTNAGHNPIPVLRAGGGTEFLASQGFPLAMFPGSDYGQGTVRLDPGDLLFMYTDGITEAADPEGTEFELDLACRTLRALGPLPLPELFRGLDAAVLAHTRGAPSTDDRTIVMVRRR; translated from the coding sequence ATGGAAGAGTATTGGATCCGCCTCCCGGACCGACCCCCGGTCAAGCTCGACCGGAACAAGCCGCTCCTGACCGTGGGCCGCGACCCCGGCAACGACCTCGTGCTGGAAGACCCCAGCCTCTCCCGCGCCCACGCGCGCTTCTCCCTGCGGGACGGACGGCCCTGCCTGGAGGATCTCGGCTCCCGCAACGGCACCCTGGTGAACGGCGTGCGGGTGGACGGGGTCCTGCCCATCCGGGCCGGTGACGAGATCCTCCTGGGTCGCGTGCGCGCGGACCTGGAAGGCCGCCCGGCGGCCCCCGACGACCTGGACCCCAGCGTCTCCTTCCTGATGGACGTGGACCGCCTGCGTTCCTCGGCCTCGGGCATCGAGGCCGCGGGGCCGGCGAAGCGCTGGCAGGAGGCCCTCGGGATCGTGCACGCCCTGAGCCTGGACATGCTCGGCGAGGCCACCGCGGAGGCCATGCTGTCCGACCTGGTGGAGCGGCTCTTCGGGTTCCTGAGACCGGGCCGCGCCGCCGTGCTGCTGCGCGACGCCACCGGCGCCATGACCCAGGTCGCGGCCCGCTCCCGCAGCCGCAGCGGGGACTTCAAGGTGCAGCTCTCCCGCACCACCATCGAGGCCACCGTCGAGCGCCGCGAGGCCCTGCTCATCAACGACCCCAGGCTCGACGCCCGCCTCGCCCAGGCCCAGTCCCTGATGGCCAGCGGGGTGACCTCCATCATGACGGTGCCGCTGGAGCACGGCGGCGAGGTGGTGGGCATCATCTACATGGACGCCGGCCCCACGCGCGAGCCCTTCACCGAGGAGGACCTGCAGCTCCTCGCCGTGCTGGGGCACATGGCCGCCGCCAAGATCCGGACGCTCCGGCTCCAGGAGGAGCTGGTGGTGAAGCGGGCCATGGAGAAGGAGTTCGAGGTGGCCCGCAGGATCCAGGAGCGGCTGCTCCCGGACCGCTTCCCCGACATGGCCGACTACGAGCTCTTCGGGGTCAACCAGGCCTGCCGGAACGTGTCCGGCGACCTGTACGGGTTCTGGCCGGGCCCCGGCGGCACCACGTGGCTCGCCATCGCGGACGTCTCCGGCAAGGGGATCGGGCCGGGCCTGCTGATGGCGACCTTCCAGGCCCTGATGCAGGCCTGGTGCGAGGGCGCCGCGGAGCCGGCCCCCCTGGCCCGCAAGATCTCCCAGGCCCTCAGCCGGCGCACCACCCGGAACCGGTTCATCACCGCCTTCCTGGCCCTGATCGACCCGGCCGCGGGAACGATCGCCTACACCAACGCGGGGCACAACCCCATCCCGGTGCTCCGGGCCGGGGGCGGCACCGAGTTCCTCGCCTCCCAGGGCTTCCCCCTCGCCATGTTCCCGGGAAGCGACTACGGGCAGGGCACCGTCCGCCTCGATCCGGGCGACCTCCTCTTCATGTACACCGACGGGATCACCGAGGCCGCCGACCCCGAGGGGACGGAGTTCGAGCTCGACCTCGCCTGCCGGACCCTGAGGGCCCTGGGGCCATTGCCCCTGCCGGAGCTGTTCCGCGGGCTCGACGCGGCGGTGCTCGCCCACACGCGGGGCGCCCCGTCCACCGACGACCGCACCATCGTGATGGTCAGGCGGCGCTGA
- a CDS encoding bacteriohemerythrin gives MLIQWSPKFATGNALVDRQHQALFEAVNAFDENLEAGMSRERLDETLDFLARYVQEHFSTEEFLMLGAGFPGLARHKQEHDRLIARVKFIRDLRDQDPALVPAEGLARFLGDWLQSHILGWDLALFDHLRTHPQPGAPQ, from the coding sequence ATGCTCATCCAGTGGAGCCCGAAGTTCGCCACCGGGAACGCGCTCGTCGACCGGCAGCACCAGGCCCTCTTCGAGGCGGTGAACGCCTTCGACGAGAACCTGGAGGCGGGCATGTCCCGGGAGCGCCTGGACGAGACCCTCGACTTCCTGGCCCGCTACGTGCAGGAGCACTTCAGCACGGAGGAGTTCCTGATGCTCGGCGCGGGCTTCCCTGGCCTCGCCCGCCACAAGCAAGAGCACGACCGGCTCATCGCCCGGGTCAAGTTCATCCGGGACCTGCGGGACCAGGATCCGGCGCTGGTGCCGGCGGAGGGCCTGGCCCGGTTCCTGGGGGACTGGCTCCAGAGCCACATCCTCGGCTGGGACCTCGCCCTGTTCGACCACCTCCGGACGCATCCCCAGCCTGGAGCGCCTCAGTAG
- a CDS encoding carbonic anhydrase produces MKFLPELFERNRAWAGAKLAADPAYFDRLCAIHKPEHLWLGCSDSRVPANEIVGMEPGELFVHRNLANIVPLSDVNTMSVVEFAVENIGIRHIIVCGHYRCEGVRAALAGGLRGAPGLWLQQVRHVAEEAQAELAALTDPQARWDRLCELNVVAQVRNLASTHVIHQAWSRGAVLAIHGWIYDLRDGLIRDLDVTVGNAG; encoded by the coding sequence ATGAAATTCCTGCCCGAGCTCTTCGAACGCAACCGCGCCTGGGCGGGGGCCAAGCTGGCCGCCGACCCCGCCTACTTCGATCGCCTGTGCGCCATCCACAAGCCCGAGCACCTGTGGCTCGGTTGCTCGGATAGCCGGGTTCCCGCCAACGAGATCGTGGGGATGGAGCCGGGCGAGCTGTTCGTCCACCGGAACCTGGCCAACATCGTCCCCCTCTCCGACGTGAACACCATGTCCGTCGTCGAGTTCGCGGTGGAGAACATCGGGATCCGCCACATCATCGTCTGCGGCCACTACCGCTGCGAGGGCGTGCGCGCCGCCCTGGCCGGGGGGCTCCGGGGGGCGCCCGGACTCTGGCTCCAGCAGGTGCGCCACGTCGCCGAGGAGGCCCAGGCGGAGCTCGCCGCCCTCACGGACCCCCAGGCCCGGTGGGACCGCCTCTGCGAGCTGAACGTGGTGGCCCAGGTGCGCAACCTGGCCTCGACCCACGTGATCCACCAGGCCTGGTCCCGGGGCGCCGTCCTGGCCATCCACGGCTGGATCTACGACCTGCGCGACGGGCTCATCCGCGACCTGGACGTGACCGTGGGCAACGCCGGATAA
- a CDS encoding pentapeptide repeat-containing protein: MAELTRDEVIEHVKNKVSLEYANLAGLDLRGIDFRKANLSGADLTGCRLQDAHLLESNLVRAVLYEADLSGSNLAGADLSGANMQKAALVEANMANARLVSSSLRQADLTQADCTNSDLAKADLHFAKCSGTDFRRAVLAGADFGKAFLRGALFRGANIQGAVFEGALGLDPALLKGGVFAETEAEEPAPAPKVSRFLGAKGQKGPVDYQAPRPLEVPGAPARKSKYHPPLRSIPSVIFTTGGWIRGVFHVPTMHGFVEHLNLSGEMLKLTNVILPYLSLELRFFGLRRSKALLVMPDCDLALLKLPEPTAEYHVHRVSFLLEGGTVTGSLAIEEDIRVSDYLANHSGFVVLRNCRFGAHDAPVEEESHFPLLLVNCATVVGASDERLREG, from the coding sequence ATGGCGGAACTCACGCGTGACGAAGTCATCGAGCACGTCAAGAACAAGGTCTCCCTGGAGTACGCCAACCTGGCGGGGCTGGACCTCCGCGGCATCGACTTCCGCAAGGCCAACCTGAGCGGGGCGGACCTCACCGGCTGCCGCCTGCAGGACGCCCACCTGCTGGAGAGCAACCTGGTGCGGGCGGTCCTGTACGAGGCGGACCTCTCGGGCTCCAACCTGGCCGGGGCCGACCTTTCGGGCGCGAACATGCAGAAGGCCGCCCTGGTCGAGGCGAACATGGCCAACGCGAGGCTCGTCTCCTCCAGCCTGCGCCAGGCCGACCTCACCCAGGCGGACTGCACGAACTCGGACCTGGCCAAGGCCGACCTCCACTTCGCCAAGTGCAGCGGCACCGACTTCCGCCGGGCCGTCCTCGCGGGGGCCGACTTCGGCAAGGCCTTCCTGCGGGGGGCCCTCTTCCGGGGCGCCAACATCCAGGGGGCGGTCTTCGAGGGGGCCCTGGGGCTCGACCCCGCCCTCCTCAAGGGCGGCGTCTTCGCGGAGACCGAGGCCGAGGAGCCCGCGCCGGCGCCGAAGGTGTCGCGGTTCCTGGGCGCCAAGGGGCAGAAGGGCCCCGTGGACTACCAGGCCCCGAGGCCCCTGGAGGTTCCGGGCGCCCCGGCCCGGAAGTCCAAGTACCATCCCCCCCTCCGCTCCATCCCTTCCGTGATCTTCACCACGGGCGGCTGGATCCGGGGCGTCTTCCACGTGCCGACCATGCACGGCTTCGTCGAGCACCTGAACCTGTCCGGGGAGATGCTCAAGCTCACGAACGTGATCCTGCCCTACCTCTCCCTGGAGCTGCGGTTCTTCGGCCTGCGCCGGAGCAAGGCCCTCCTCGTGATGCCCGACTGCGACCTGGCCCTGCTGAAGCTGCCCGAGCCCACCGCCGAGTACCACGTGCACCGGGTCTCCTTCCTCCTGGAGGGCGGCACCGTCACCGGCAGCCTCGCCATCGAGGAGGACATCCGGGTCTCCGACTACCTGGCCAACCACAGCGGGTTCGTCGTCCTCCGCAACTGCCGCTTCGGGGCCCACGACGCCCCGGTGGAGGAGGAGAGCCACTTCCCCCTCCTCCTGGTGAACTGCGCCACGGTGGTCGGCGCCTCCGACGAGCGCCTGCGGGAAGGCTAG
- a CDS encoding AMP-dependent synthetase/ligase, with the protein MARDIHLIRFFREAAVQRGETPALLAHGGGETVTWIELGRRMDLAARGLIALGHRAGDKVGICARNMPEWTQADLGILAARGVTVSLYPTSLLEQATFILRDAGIRILFAGEAAQLDLGTRLLDLGEIDHLILLDPALAAPGDPRILGFHDLLKLGGDPALDAAHQERLDGMSMDDLFTLVYTSGTTGEPKGVMLDFANLGAAMRLHDRRLTVGPDDSSLCMLPLCHIFERAWTFYVLYRGARNVYLRDPQTVVKAIGEVRPTLMCSVPRVYEKAYAGIYARMENAGRLMGGLFHWAVAAGLEVQRRRAAGQGLGLGLRLRASLAERLVFRKLRALFGGRCRFLPVAGASLADDVNLFFQAIGLKLKYGYGLSETCATVSCYEDGLPPIGTIGTPLDTLEVRLGEDNEIQVKGPTIMRGYYNRPEETARAFTADGFLRTGDAGALDGQGHLIFTERIKELMKTSNGQYVAPQRVEGTLAKDAYIEQVAIIADSRNFVSALIVPYFDRLEEHARSMGITWRSPAELLKNSRIVDFFESRLAELQKGLSKYEQVKRFTLLHRPFSMDLGELTPTLKLRRKSIEQAFRAEIEAMYAGIQGKQEHSS; encoded by the coding sequence TTGGCCCGGGACATCCATCTGATCAGGTTCTTCAGGGAAGCGGCCGTGCAGAGGGGCGAGACCCCGGCCCTCCTCGCCCACGGCGGGGGGGAGACGGTCACCTGGATCGAACTGGGGCGCCGCATGGACCTGGCGGCCCGCGGCCTCATCGCCCTCGGCCACCGGGCCGGGGACAAGGTGGGCATCTGCGCCCGGAACATGCCGGAATGGACCCAGGCGGACCTGGGCATCCTGGCGGCCAGGGGCGTCACCGTCTCCCTGTACCCCACCAGCCTGCTGGAGCAGGCCACCTTCATCCTCCGGGACGCGGGCATCCGGATCCTCTTCGCCGGCGAGGCCGCCCAGCTGGATCTGGGGACCCGCCTCCTGGACCTGGGCGAGATCGACCACCTCATCCTCCTCGACCCGGCCCTCGCGGCCCCCGGGGATCCCCGGATCCTGGGCTTCCACGACCTGCTGAAGCTCGGCGGGGACCCCGCCCTGGACGCCGCCCACCAGGAGCGCCTGGACGGCATGTCCATGGACGACCTCTTCACCCTCGTGTACACCTCGGGGACGACGGGCGAACCCAAGGGCGTGATGCTGGACTTCGCGAACCTGGGGGCCGCCATGCGCCTCCACGACCGGCGGCTCACGGTGGGCCCGGACGACTCGTCCCTCTGCATGCTGCCCCTCTGCCACATCTTCGAGCGGGCCTGGACCTTCTACGTGCTCTACCGGGGCGCGCGGAACGTCTACCTGCGGGATCCCCAGACCGTGGTGAAGGCCATCGGCGAGGTGCGCCCCACCCTCATGTGCTCGGTGCCGCGGGTCTACGAGAAGGCCTACGCGGGCATCTACGCCCGCATGGAGAACGCCGGGCGGCTCATGGGCGGCCTCTTCCACTGGGCCGTGGCCGCCGGCCTCGAGGTCCAGCGCCGCCGCGCCGCCGGCCAGGGCCTGGGGCTCGGCCTGCGCCTGCGGGCCAGCCTCGCCGAGCGCCTCGTGTTCCGGAAGCTCCGGGCCCTGTTCGGGGGGCGCTGCCGCTTCCTGCCTGTGGCCGGCGCCAGCCTCGCGGACGACGTGAACCTCTTCTTCCAGGCCATCGGCCTGAAGCTCAAGTACGGCTACGGCCTTTCCGAGACCTGCGCGACCGTCTCCTGCTACGAGGACGGCCTGCCCCCCATCGGGACCATCGGCACCCCCCTGGACACCCTGGAGGTCCGCCTGGGCGAGGACAACGAGATCCAGGTGAAGGGGCCCACCATCATGCGGGGCTACTACAACCGGCCGGAAGAGACCGCCCGGGCCTTCACCGCCGACGGCTTCCTCCGCACCGGCGACGCCGGCGCCCTGGACGGCCAGGGACATCTCATCTTCACGGAGCGGATCAAGGAGCTCATGAAGACCTCCAACGGCCAGTACGTGGCTCCCCAGCGGGTGGAGGGCACCCTGGCCAAGGACGCCTACATCGAGCAGGTGGCCATCATCGCCGACAGCCGGAACTTCGTCTCGGCCCTGATCGTTCCCTACTTCGACCGTTTGGAGGAGCACGCCCGGAGCATGGGCATCACCTGGCGCAGCCCCGCCGAGCTCCTGAAGAACAGCCGCATCGTGGACTTCTTCGAATCCCGGCTCGCCGAACTCCAGAAGGGCCTCAGCAAGTACGAGCAGGTCAAGCGCTTCACCCTGCTCCACCGCCCCTTCTCCATGGACCTGGGCGAGCTGACGCCCACCCTCAAGCTCCGCCGCAAGTCCATCGAACAGGCCTTCCGGGCGGAGATCGAGGCCATGTACGCGGGCATCCAGGGCAAGCAGGAACACTCCAGCTAG
- a CDS encoding PilZ domain-containing protein, translating into MAGEHEQREFTRVPISFGVEVSVDGRALEGCLVHDLSMKGMLVVTPERFPIGTPCSAVIVLVEGEVEIRMSGRVAADHPEGFGMEFSTIDGLESYIHLRNLVLFNAGDVDRVEGEFQSHAGIRRKA; encoded by the coding sequence ATGGCCGGAGAACATGAGCAGCGCGAGTTCACACGGGTCCCCATCTCCTTCGGCGTGGAGGTGTCGGTGGACGGCCGCGCCCTGGAGGGCTGCCTCGTCCACGACCTGAGCATGAAGGGGATGCTGGTGGTCACCCCGGAGCGCTTCCCCATCGGCACACCCTGCTCGGCCGTGATCGTCCTGGTGGAAGGGGAGGTGGAGATCCGGATGTCAGGCCGCGTGGCCGCCGATCACCCCGAGGGCTTCGGCATGGAGTTCTCCACCATCGACGGGCTGGAAAGCTACATCCATCTGCGCAACCTCGTCCTCTTCAACGCCGGCGACGTGGACCGGGTCGAGGGGGAGTTCCAGTCCCACGCCGGGATCCGAAGGAAGGCATGA
- the lpdD gene encoding prenylated flavin chaperone LpdD produces the protein METLRLEASKGRLTIQLTCVPMGRDLVVAIAGGGLPHTGAVALAQPRPSLEDGGRRSATASVLALLGHKEDELARAIALELAARLGTTVTVACGIHLDAITAAERADVAGLTADLARELAEALERPGAMDTEGAPGHHGG, from the coding sequence ATGGAGACCCTGCGCCTGGAGGCATCCAAGGGCCGCCTGACCATCCAGCTCACCTGCGTGCCCATGGGCCGAGACCTCGTGGTGGCGATCGCCGGCGGCGGCCTGCCCCACACCGGCGCCGTGGCCCTGGCCCAGCCGCGGCCGAGCCTGGAGGACGGCGGGCGCCGGAGCGCCACGGCCTCGGTGCTGGCCCTCCTGGGGCACAAGGAGGACGAACTGGCCCGGGCCATCGCGCTGGAGCTGGCCGCGCGCCTCGGCACGACCGTCACCGTGGCCTGCGGGATCCACCTGGACGCCATCACGGCCGCGGAACGGGCGGACGTGGCCGGGCTGACCGCGGACCTGGCCCGGGAGCTGGCGGAGGCGCTGGAGCGGCCCGGCGCCATGGACACGGAGGGGGCCCCGGGCCACCATGGAGGCTGA
- a CDS encoding serine/threonine-protein kinase: MDFEDPVAVGRYAVLSRLGAGAMGAVYLCQDPLLKRKVAVKIVLKARSDSEIMNARFQRESEISAQLNHPNIITVFDVGVDPVVGPFLTMEFVDGCALSKRIADGGLDPATILDLLCQLGQALVAAERAGVVHRDIKPENVLVSKDGQIKLTDFGLARDDTSSLTNTGTMMGTPTHTAPELLGGDRATPITDRWAFCVLAFQMVLGRLPHPGETLSAVLNHIAHEPPAIPEGTPAPLARVFFKALHKDPSRRYESILAFLTALSEALGVRDKLVTRGLGPDAAASHPGAARTSRPDETEAFSLPGMARPMPASPVPAASPAAEAPVKGAARLTGPPKELLKGSPAPDRSPAPAARSTGPLEQPAGPPASPRAMRSTPRAWTPPRTPSDDSRGRFLIGGLAVAAAVAGFFLFPRTLVVHSTPGEAKVLVDGKDVGLTPYSGRTTFGTHMLEVRKDGYDTIVQEFRGGESPLVLSLQAATSWIDVVTDPPGAAVTLGGRPLGTSPCRGVPVPDHALPLVVTLRGHRRWEGVLGPGKRPPGTIRLARD; this comes from the coding sequence ATGGACTTCGAAGATCCCGTAGCAGTAGGCAGGTACGCCGTCCTCTCCAGGCTGGGGGCGGGCGCCATGGGCGCGGTCTACCTCTGCCAGGATCCGCTCCTCAAGCGCAAGGTGGCCGTCAAGATCGTCCTGAAGGCCCGCAGCGACAGCGAGATCATGAACGCGCGGTTCCAGCGCGAGTCCGAGATCAGCGCCCAGCTGAACCACCCCAACATCATCACGGTCTTCGACGTGGGCGTGGATCCGGTCGTCGGCCCCTTCCTCACCATGGAGTTCGTGGACGGCTGCGCCCTCTCCAAGCGCATCGCGGACGGGGGCCTGGATCCGGCCACGATCCTGGACCTGCTCTGCCAGCTTGGCCAGGCGCTCGTGGCCGCCGAGCGGGCCGGGGTCGTGCACCGGGACATCAAGCCGGAGAACGTCCTGGTCAGCAAGGACGGCCAGATCAAGCTCACGGACTTCGGCCTGGCCCGGGATGACACCAGCAGCCTGACCAACACCGGCACCATGATGGGCACCCCGACCCACACCGCGCCCGAACTCCTCGGCGGGGACCGGGCCACCCCCATCACCGACCGCTGGGCCTTCTGCGTCCTGGCCTTCCAGATGGTCCTCGGGCGCCTGCCCCACCCGGGCGAGACCCTCTCGGCCGTGCTGAACCACATCGCCCACGAGCCCCCGGCCATCCCCGAGGGCACCCCCGCCCCCCTGGCGCGGGTGTTCTTCAAGGCCCTGCACAAGGACCCGTCCCGGCGCTACGAGTCGATCCTGGCCTTCCTGACCGCCCTGAGCGAGGCCCTGGGCGTGCGCGACAAGCTCGTCACCCGGGGCCTCGGCCCCGACGCCGCGGCCTCCCATCCCGGGGCGGCCAGGACCAGCCGCCCGGACGAAACCGAGGCCTTCTCCCTGCCCGGCATGGCCCGGCCCATGCCCGCTTCCCCGGTCCCCGCCGCGTCCCCCGCGGCCGAGGCCCCGGTGAAGGGGGCGGCGCGGCTCACGGGCCCGCCCAAGGAACTCCTCAAGGGGAGCCCGGCACCGGACCGGAGCCCGGCCCCCGCGGCCCGCAGCACCGGCCCCCTGGAGCAACCCGCCGGCCCCCCCGCCTCCCCCCGGGCCATGCGGAGCACGCCCCGGGCCTGGACTCCGCCCCGGACCCCGTCGGACGATTCCCGCGGCCGCTTCCTGATCGGAGGCCTGGCCGTCGCGGCGGCCGTGGCGGGCTTCTTTCTCTTCCCGCGGACCCTCGTGGTGCACAGCACCCCCGGTGAGGCCAAGGTCCTCGTGGACGGCAAGGACGTCGGCCTCACGCCCTACTCCGGCCGCACCACGTTCGGGACCCACATGCTGGAGGTCCGCAAGGACGGCTACGACACGATCGTCCAGGAGTTCCGGGGCGGCGAGAGCCCCCTCGTCCTCTCCCTCCAGGCCGCCACCAGCTGGATCGACGTCGTGACCGACCCGCCGGGAGCCGCCGTCACCCTGGGGGGCCGTCCCCTGGGCACCTCCCCCTGCCGCGGCGTCCCCGTGCCCGACCATGCCCTGCCCCTCGTCGTGACCCTTCGCGGACACCGGCGCTGGGAGGGCGTCCTCGGCCCCGGCAAGCGTCCCCCCGGAACGATCCGGCTGGCCAGGGACTAG
- a CDS encoding acyltransferase gives MTAFGQAKSAPPRNLPERLLRRFSRAAYGLAILLLYLLAATALGAALAPALALVHAAFGLAARLPSVPAWLLRGFAAACGWFVFGMALLAVVAAYNRILPTRLRPYRGGYYALEALPWFLHNGLFYLVRFTFLPFVTLTPYGVWFLKAMGMRIGRHAFVNTEFISDPSLITIGDDAVIGGSVRIFAHYGGGGNLVIAPVKVGNRATLGLACCVMGDVVIGDDAVILPESVLLPGSRVGAGETWGGVPARPIPREEMEAIKRLIRGDVADPSATLGA, from the coding sequence ATGACCGCCTTCGGGCAAGCCAAGTCCGCACCGCCCCGGAACCTGCCGGAGCGCCTCCTGCGCCGGTTCAGCCGGGCCGCCTACGGCCTCGCCATCCTCCTGCTCTACCTCCTCGCCGCGACGGCCCTGGGCGCGGCCCTCGCCCCGGCCCTGGCCCTCGTGCACGCGGCCTTCGGCCTCGCCGCGCGCCTCCCGTCCGTGCCGGCCTGGCTCCTGCGGGGCTTCGCCGCGGCCTGCGGGTGGTTCGTCTTCGGCATGGCCCTCCTGGCCGTGGTGGCGGCCTACAACCGGATCCTCCCCACCCGGCTCCGGCCCTACCGCGGCGGCTACTACGCCCTGGAGGCCCTGCCCTGGTTCCTCCACAACGGCCTCTTCTACCTGGTCCGGTTCACCTTCCTGCCCTTCGTGACGCTCACGCCCTACGGCGTGTGGTTCCTGAAGGCCATGGGCATGCGCATCGGCCGCCACGCCTTCGTGAACACCGAGTTCATCAGCGACCCCTCCCTCATCACCATCGGCGACGACGCGGTGATCGGCGGGAGCGTCCGGATCTTCGCCCACTACGGAGGCGGGGGCAACCTCGTGATCGCCCCGGTCAAAGTCGGAAACCGGGCCACCCTGGGCCTGGCCTGCTGCGTCATGGGCGACGTGGTGATCGGCGACGACGCCGTGATCCTCCCCGAGAGCGTCCTCCTTCCCGGGAGCCGGGTGGGCGCGGGCGAGACCTGGGGCGGCGTCCCCGCCCGGCCCATCCCCCGCGAGGAGATGGAGGCCATCAAGCGCCTGATCCGGGGGGACGTGGCGGACCCCTCCGCGACCCTGGGCGCCTGA
- a CDS encoding S1C family serine protease, which translates to MRKIAAITLILSAGLVIGWCSGQVGSLASGRGAAAPRAVTPRGPLPAAEQAVVDRFKEARSSVVYLTSLGYQQDFWSLDVQAVPLGTGSGFIWDAEGHIVTNFHVIQDAQEVEAALADGSRHKARVIGVAPEKDLAVLRLQDAGALKLRPIPLGSSADLQVGQSVLAIGNPFGLDQTLTTGVVSALGREIQSATRRRITGVIQTDAAINPGNSGGPLLDSAGRLIGINTAIQSTSGSSAGIGFAVPVDTINRIVPQLISRGQPVRVDLGFDTIPDTWAAHMGVPSGVIVGRVVRGGAADRAGLRGLTRTVRGYVLGDVILAANGVQVKDIDRLLDLAEALPADARIQLEVLRDGRKVKLTLELGGGRV; encoded by the coding sequence ATGCGCAAGATCGCCGCCATCACCCTCATTCTCTCCGCAGGCCTCGTCATCGGCTGGTGTTCGGGCCAGGTCGGGTCCCTGGCCTCGGGCCGGGGGGCCGCCGCCCCCCGCGCCGTGACCCCCCGGGGCCCGCTGCCCGCCGCCGAGCAGGCCGTCGTCGATCGCTTCAAGGAGGCCCGGTCCTCCGTCGTCTACCTGACGAGCCTGGGCTACCAGCAGGACTTCTGGTCCCTGGACGTGCAGGCGGTGCCCCTGGGCACGGGGTCCGGCTTCATCTGGGACGCCGAAGGGCACATCGTGACCAACTTCCACGTCATCCAGGACGCCCAGGAGGTGGAGGCGGCCCTGGCGGACGGTTCCCGCCACAAGGCCCGGGTGATCGGGGTGGCCCCCGAGAAGGACCTGGCGGTGCTCAGGCTCCAGGACGCGGGCGCCCTCAAGCTGCGGCCCATCCCCCTGGGCTCCTCCGCGGACCTCCAGGTGGGCCAGAGCGTCCTCGCCATCGGCAACCCCTTCGGCCTGGACCAGACCCTGACCACCGGCGTCGTGTCCGCCCTGGGCCGCGAGATCCAGAGCGCCACCCGGCGCCGGATCACCGGGGTCATCCAGACGGACGCGGCCATCAACCCGGGCAATTCCGGCGGCCCCCTCCTGGACAGCGCCGGGCGGCTCATCGGCATCAACACGGCCATCCAGAGCACCTCGGGGAGCTCCGCGGGCATCGGCTTCGCCGTCCCGGTGGACACCATCAACCGGATCGTGCCCCAGCTCATCAGCCGGGGCCAGCCGGTGCGCGTCGACCTGGGCTTCGACACCATCCCCGACACCTGGGCGGCCCACATGGGCGTCCCCTCCGGCGTGATCGTGGGCCGGGTGGTGCGGGGCGGCGCGGCGGACCGGGCGGGTCTCCGGGGCCTCACCCGGACCGTGCGCGGCTATGTCCTGGGCGACGTCATCCTCGCCGCCAACGGCGTCCAGGTGAAGGACATCGACCGTCTCCTGGACCTGGCCGAGGCCCTGCCGGCGGATGCCCGCATCCAGCTGGAAGTCCTGCGGGATGGCCGCAAGGTCAAGCTCACCCTGGAGCTCGGCGGCGGCCGCGTCTGA
- the tsaA gene encoding tRNA (N6-threonylcarbamoyladenosine(37)-N6)-methyltransferase TrmO, with amino-acid sequence MDAVPPSLPFRPIGILRSPYRERIDAPHQPTVEGGDPAEAVLELAADLPVEVLQDLDGFDRIWLIFVFHRSEGWAPRVHPPRGPRTKRGLFATRSPHRPNPIGLSAVELVGIEGRTLRLRGVDLLDGTPVLDIKPYVPYADAFPEARAGWIDGVDALTGRHASPGLKRPR; translated from the coding sequence ATGGACGCCGTCCCGCCTTCCCTTCCGTTCCGCCCCATCGGGATCCTCCGCTCCCCCTACCGGGAGCGCATCGATGCGCCCCACCAGCCGACGGTGGAGGGGGGCGACCCGGCCGAGGCGGTGCTGGAGCTCGCGGCCGATCTGCCGGTGGAGGTCCTCCAGGACCTGGACGGGTTCGACCGGATCTGGCTGATCTTCGTGTTCCACCGGAGCGAGGGCTGGGCCCCGCGGGTCCACCCCCCCCGGGGCCCCCGCACCAAGCGGGGCCTCTTTGCCACCCGTTCGCCCCACCGCCCCAACCCCATCGGCCTATCGGCCGTGGAACTGGTGGGCATCGAGGGCCGGACCCTCCGGCTGCGGGGCGTGGACTTGCTGGACGGCACGCCCGTCCTGGACATCAAGCCGTACGTCCCCTACGCCGACGCCTTCCCGGAGGCCCGGGCCGGCTGGATCGACGGGGTGGACGCCCTCACCGGCCGCCACGCCTCCCCCGGCCTCAAGCGGCCGAGGTAG